The Fundulus heteroclitus isolate FHET01 unplaced genomic scaffold, MU-UCD_Fhet_4.1 scaffold_866, whole genome shotgun sequence genome segment AAGGACAGGGCGAGGGGGGTGGCTGGCGCAGACGGCGACTGTCTCCTGGGGAGATGTGTGGCTGAGCCAGTATCAGTCTCTGTCAGAAAGAGGAGGCCTCAGAGGAGCCGCCGTGGTGAATTCAAGTCAGAGCCGGGCAGTGAGCAGGCAGGACCGTACAGCGTCTGCACCGGACTCAGAGACAcagcagaggagagaggagcgAGAAGGAGTTGCAGCTGCTTTTCCCTGGCGGTCCCACTTCTTTCGTTCCTCCTCGCCGGGATGCAACTCAACGTCGTTTTGGGAAAGGGGTCACCATGGCAACCCCAGGAGTTTCATTGACTTCTGTTACCCTGACAACAGCTGTGGTAGCGGCCCgacgaaaaaaagaaaactcctcCACAGGGACAGAGAGTTCATTCATGGTGAGAGGAGGAAATCAGGGGGACGCGCAAGCTGCAGAGACAGAGGCCTGGCTTCAGACCCCCAGCAGTGGGAGTGGACGAGAGGTGGCTCTGCTGGAGGCAGTCAGGAGGGCAGGTTGAGAACTGGATGGAGCccgaaaaataaaacagccgaGTGGGATCATGTGGGAAGGTTTAACCCGAGTCCTACTTGCTGGAGCAGAAGACAAGAGAAGACAGAAGACGTAGACTGGGACAGGAGCAGTATCGACAGGTGGACTTTTGGCAGCAGTGATAGCTGGGACGACAGGGAAACAAAAAGGTCCACTTCATGCACCAAGATAATTTGTGACAGCAGAGACAGCCCAGGCAGTACATGGAGGTGTGCAGGCACAGGGCGGTCAAGTTCAAGGCACCTCTCAAGCCCTGAGTGGTGGACAAGCCGACAGCCATCCAGCTGCCAGAGTGGAATGGGTGCACAGGGCAGCAGATGCGATAGCCCACGCTCCTGCAGCCCCTGTAGCAGCACTAGCTTGTCCGAGCTTAGCTGTGAGTGGAGCAAAAGCAGCACCTGCTCAGGGGTAATTGTAGATAGGTTGAATCCTGGCTCCTGCAGAGCATCCTCAACATTTGCAGAGACCCCTCTGGAGACAAGAAAGCACGGCAGCCCCACATTACCTCCATCTACGCTTCCTATTTCTCAGCTGTTCCCCCAGATTTCCCACCTGAAAGGGCCAAACCTCCCTTGTGACAGAAATCCCACACCGCTAAAGGAGACCGGCTCACAGTTAGACCATGGACCCTCTGCTTCTGATGCCACACGCATCCCAAACGCAGCTTCCCCAGAGTTGCTCTCTAGTAAGACTCTGCCACAGACAGCATCCAGGACATTGATTTTACCTCTCATTGGAAAACTTCCTGCTATCCAGAGAAAggcaagggaaaaaaagggactGCTGGGAAAAAAGTGTGGAAAAGAAGGGAGAGGAGGAAGCTAAGATCCATGGGGCCCTTGGCACAAGGAGTGGCAGTCCAAATTGTCCTCTGAACACTGCTGAGTCAAATCCCAGCATGATCCCAAATCTTTGTCAGCCGCAGATTAGGACAGATGACAAACAGACGGGCGTAGAGACAACTGCGGCAATCAGCTTTTCGGCAGAGGAGATGGACAAATATCGTGTCTTGCAGGAGCAGGCAAGAGAGCACATGCAGAAAGTCCTGGAAAACATACAAGAAGAGCCAAATAGTCACATACAGTCCAGGCATACGCACAGCACACAGACAGATAGTTGTTTGATTTTACAGGAAGAATACAAACCTGCACCCCTGCAGAGCCCGATGGAGCCCCAGTTGATTCATCCAGATTTGTTGCAAAGACAAGTTCAGCACATGTTCCATGTCAGTGTCCCACTCTCACAGGAGAACTTTACACACCCTGTGGCTCTGGGAGTTCCCAACCTCAACCCACTTCCACcttcccccccctccctcaaATCTTCACCATATAATTTTACAGCACACAGCTCTCTCCATGGCCCCCCATGTAACCTCCACGTCCAGCTCATCCACTGCTCTTCACCAACATTCCTCCCCATGCCTTCCTTCCATCTCTCACCCTCTTCACTTTACCCCGTTCCCCATTTCTTCCCTGTTTCCCTCAATCTTGTTTTCCCATCAACCCATCCCTCTCCTCTCCAATTCCCCAGCTTTGCACACATCCCCTCTCACTCCTCTGTCCCCATTAGGTCTGCAACCACTGAACTCGCAGCCTTTCATGGACCGATCATGGCCAATGCAGTTTCAACAAAAGACAATTTGATTTTCCAAGAGTGGCTGCAATGTTttgaaagaacaacagtgaatgcttaacccccccccccccccaatttatttatttatatatttttttcaaattaggTCTGTGTTTTGGGTTTGCCCGTATCAGCAACAAAATCTTACGTATGCTTTCAGAAACACTTCTATAAGTGCGTATACACCAACAAGTATTGACTGAATTCAATTGAaaatttgtttctctgtttagtCTCTGCTCCGCTGCAGCTGacagcagggggaaaaaaatacaagctTTGATTCTGTGCTTTTGCCATCATTCATCATTCAGACCCAGAATAAAGGAGAAAGGTACACCTGCTATTCAAACACTCGTGTCATCCTCTCTTTTTCCTCCAGAGCTACAGGCAGACCAGCTGCCTTTTGAAGTACCCTTCAATCCGGGGACAGGGCAACAAGAGAAAGTGATAATACTCCCCGCTTATCTCCATTTCATACAGGTTATCTGGGTTAGACTGTGACTTTCAACAAACAGATAACATACCAAGGACCAGGGGGGATGATGGCACAGTCGTTTTATGTGAGCTCTGTGTGAGATAGGAGTAATCCTGTCCAAAGACAAATTTACATCACGCTGGAAACAGATTTATATTTGAAAGCattaaaatagaaatgtttaTACATTAAATATTCCTTACTTGTTGAATTTATTGCTGGATATCATTTTACAACTTCAAATATGAGACATAAGTTGTTGttgggggggggcgggggggggggggtggttgccACATTGCATCTAACAGTTCATGAAGCCGGTTATGATAAAGTGGGTGTGACAATAAAAGGACTTTTGTGCTTTTTCAAATTCTATCTGACTCTTGCTGATCATGCCACATCTTGCAACAACATCTTCATAATGTTGTtgcaaaatgcaaaatgctACTAAAACAAGATTCCTAACAGTGTTATGACATGTGACAGCTGATGGTATTTTCCATTTACTTCAGAAATTGGGAGGCCAATCTGGGATAGGCAGCACGTCCAATTTAAGCATGCTCAAGTTGCAAATCCAAAGAACCACGGGATTCATTAGACATGGTGCTTAGTGGTCAGGCTAACATTGCGGGCACAAGATGATAATATGTGCATTCAATGCATTTGAACACAATGGTAAAATGTTCAGTCATACGTAGGGATTTGATCGGTATTACATTGAGTTcttaataaagacatttttaaaaatcaataagTAAGTCATTGAAAGTCAATTCCAATTTGTTGTTGGACTACCttctctgatttaatgtcagttgAGACCGCAGTAAGCTATGTGAATACATTTTGctcgttcacacacacacacacacacacacacacacacacacacacaaatgagtCTATTTTTGGACAACAACATAGTGTGCAGCTGAAACACCAGCCATCATATTGTATGTGTTTCAAAGCAAAGCCCTAATAGATTAAGCAGAACATTCTGCTGCATGTTTTGCTTGCAAACAATTAATTGAAACAGTATTGAAATATGCCACAATCCAAGTCATTAACAAGCCCCACTGAAACACAGATTAAACATGCATTAGCCTACCATCTAAGCTAAATGGCCTGCATGTAAACATAAGCAAGACATCATTTTACTGAAGACTGTGACTGTGGAGACAGATATAACGTTAGGAAGAAATGAGGAAGCTACACTCAAGCAAAAAATATCTTATACCCATGGCAGATTCAGTTTTAAAGTAAAGTCTGTTTCATTTCTTCTGAGTGAAAGCATTATTAATATTTTGGGATGGCCATATATATACTGCATATATAGTTTTGGCCTGGATGAAGCAGGTGAAGATGAATCTGCTGGAATAGTCCCAACCTGAGTTTAGCTGTATAACTCAAGAACAATTAATGAGGCAGTTGCACATTTTATGTAATGTTGTCTGAACAATGTCCTACCTTTCTTGCCCTGGCTAATTTTGCGTTTGAGCATAAAATCAAAGCTGTCCTGCAGAAACTCCCACCGGGACAAAGTCGCTGTCAATAAAAATAGACAGGAGAGACTGCTGTGACTGGGACGTCAGTAATGAGTGAACTAAGTGGGACACAATTACAATACTAATGTGAACCATGAAACGCTGATGAAATGTGGTGTGGTACTTCTTTTCACTTTAAAGCTACTGAGGCCTCAAGTATATAGAGCAGTGATTTTAATGAAGTATTGGATGAAGACTATGTGTGATCAAATACCTATTTATAAATTACTTCAGGTAGTTACGAATTACTCAGATCAGTATTGGAGACAAACTATCAGTTGAGTTTAATTATATACCGCCAATTCACATCCTATGTCACAAAACCCCCTCTTTGGAGACACATGCTGACCATATTTATCAtgcaataactttaaaaaagcaaaaacgtAACACCAAGTAAAGTTATTACCACTTTTGTATATTGAAACCAGACAGGCTGGATTTTGGGATCAAGGTTGCTAAATAACATCTGattattcaaatgaaaaaatCTGACTTCACTGTGTGTTATATCTCATCAATGTGGAAACTCTGACTTCCAAGGGAACTTCTGGTTTTGCCTCTTTCATTTGAAGCTGTATTTTCTCATGATATGACTCTTCGACACTGCGTACAGTGCCAACCACATTAATTGTCACccctggtaaaaaataaaatgaatgtttttattgtagtaGCATAGTTTCACACTAAAAAAAGATTGATGCGACTTTTAAATTCAGTAAATGAATTAAGTAAAGATGAAAATCAGTGtaaagaaataattgttttaaagaaCATCACAGAAGGCacaagtattggcacccctgttGTTAATAATTTGTGCAACCATCTTGgcacagtggagcagtactgAATCTTCTTCAACAACAATTCATATTATTGGAGCGTAACATAAACAGGATCTCTACCCATTCCTCTTTGCAGAACCTCATTAGATTGAATTTAGTTAAACTGTATTTATAGAGCACCAGTTCACAACTCAAGGCActtaacaaagtcaaattcaatcagatcgtacagacagattagtcaaaatgtttcctatctaaggaaacccagcagattgcatcgagtcttggcAAGTAGCATTAATTCCTCATGAaacagcgtagagccacagggagagtcgtctgcattgtcgatggctttgcagcaatccctcatactgagcatgcatgaagcgacagtggagaggaaaactcccctttaatgggaaggaaaacctccagcagaatcaggctcagtatgaacatctgcctcgaccgactggaggttagagaagacagagaatagactgaaaaaaagcacagaagcatacATTGATCAAGGAATCCTTTCCATTTTacatggtaatagcagatgttCTGtttcccctggatggtgtcacaacTACgccagactaggtgtacctactatgaagagaaaaaagacagagaatataaagttaaaaatttaaatgacaacaaacaatgcaaattggaaaacagcaggagaactcagcagagtgaaagaaatagatcctgatgtcctccagcagcctaaacctatagcagcataactacagagatagctcagggtaacctaagccactataattataagctttgtcaacaaggaaagttttaagcctaatcttaaaagtagacagggtgtctgcctcatggaccaaaactgggagttggttccacaggagaggagcctgatagctaaaggatctgcctcccattctacttttagagactctaggaaccaccagcagacctgcggtctgagagcgaagtgctctgttaggaacatacgggataatcagagctctgatacatgatggagcttaattattaagggctttacacgttagaaggagaattttaaattctattcttgatttaacaggaagccaatgaagggaagctaaaataggagaaatatgatccctcttgttgattttcatcagaactcttgctgcagcattttggatcagctcaaGGCTTCAAACGGCATTTtatggacttcctgatagtaaagaattgcagtagtccagccttgaagtaacaaatgaatggaccagttttcagcatcactcctggacagaatatttctaattttggcaattttcgggaggtaaaaaaagaaaaccctggaaaactgattaatatttaaatgacaTCCTGGtccaaaataacaccaaggttttttgcTCATGCTGAATCCTCTCTAATGCTCTCTTCAACTGACAACCAAAGGTTTCTTTAGGATTTACTTCTGTGGACTGAATGGTcaaacaacaataaattaataaaaatgaaaccaaaaaagaaaaaaaaaacatttgtgtccTTTTAACCATTTCGGAATTGATTTGGTCACATATATTATGCTGCTGAAAGACCCAGTGACTACTCTCTTTCAGTTTACTGGTAAATTCCACCTTAATGGTAGCATCTACTATAATATATAATCAAGTTTCAACTTAGAAAGTTGTAAACAGATTTGTCTATATATTGGACATGGAGGACAACTCTGCCCTTTAAAATGTATCACATTTAGTACACGTGATGAGTCGTATTGCCAAACACTTAAGTCATTTTATCCAAAGCCAGATTTTTCCAGCCTCATTTCAAGCTGCTTTAGAACAGCAGAAAATACATTAAgtggcagggaaaaaaacaacctttttgcATCATTAATAAAATAGATGAGTTTCATTCTCGTATTTCTTGCCAAGGGTTATGGATGATGGTAACTGTTGCTATGCATTCAAGCCTGGTAACAAAGCTGCTTGCCAAATAGCTGATAGCTGCAGCGGCCGGCTCCTAGGGAACGGGACACAGACGAGAACAGAACGGCATCCAGATGGTGTATGGACTCAGACTTCCCAGAGTGCTTTGAGAAATTGAATTGATTTTCCCTCCATGATATCACCAAGCACAGCGAACACAGGGTTAAGGGGTGGGTGCGGGCAGAGAGGGCAGTATAAATGCAGACAAATAGACAAGACACAAAATGCATACTCCCTGCATGATGATGGCAAAAAGTACTGCAGAGATCCCGTAATTAGAACCcaagtctgtttttttcctccatgtgACCCTTTAAGTATGGAAGAAATGGAGAACCACTATCATTATTAACAGGACAAGAGATCAAACAGACTGTCTGAAATAGAGCAGCAATAATTAGCACACGTTTCAACATAAACCTCTCTATCTCTACCTCTCATTCCCTAATATagacacatatacacacactcaCCCCACTGCTCAGTTCCTCTCAGGGAGTTTCATTTAGAGAAACTGGTTTTGTGCTACAACTTCTCTGCGCTCCCAAACTGATAATAAGGAAGATGATACAAAATCAACTAagagctcccccccccccaccccctcctctcTGCACTTCATAGGAATTCAAATTACTGCCGCAGTCAAAAagcaaatgcataaaaaaaacagtcacattAGGCAGAAAAGGGCTGCTTTAGAAGAAAATAATAAGGTGGAGATCAGAACTTTTATTATAGAAGAGAAAATTGCAGCTGTTCCACACTCTCGCAGTGCGGTCATGTGGAAATTAGTAATCACGATATCAGTGTACTTCCTGTCAGTGACTGATTAAACCATTACCTAAGCCCCAAGATTTGCCCCCTGGCGGGTTCATGTTTTGCCGCTGCGTGTGCGCGCCCCCAGAGAGCATGTTGATTTATGATGGAGAGGAAGCAGTTTGCTCAATCAATCAGCTTCTGAGAACTAATGaggaataaaaactaaagctgGCACTCAGTCAGACACATCAGCAGCCCCAAAGAGCTCTCTGCTTTGGGCAGGATCTCTTTTTATTGGCACTACATCTGACTGGTAGTCTGCGGTATGGAATGCCATGGATTGTGTTCAGGACAAAATGCCCCTCACAGTGACTAAAGCCATCAGCTTATCCAAACTCGCATTGTTATACACACAGCCCAGGAAAAGACAGTTTGAATCCTTGACCTTTTCTaacttttgtcacattacaaaagCAAATTCAAAGGTTTTTGATTGGGATTCTATGAAACTAACCAAAACAGTGTTGTAGCAACCATCAACTACCAGATTTGACTGGATAGTCTGTTTGTTCTGCATTGTAATTTGTCTATTTTGAACTGAAGACTTAGGGATCTTTTTTTGAACGTGCCAACAACCTGATTCTAACTCCAATGGGGAAAAACCTCCAGATGTCCAAACCTGGAGCACAGGAAACCATTGACACAGACTTTTCTGAAAGTGACCCCGGTATCTCCAAGCGAAAGAGATGGTTGAAAATGGAGTCATAAAGCCATAACTGTGGGCATACAGCCTGCCCTGTGAGCAATGAATGCTCCAGGACAAGAGAGACCCAATAGTCTGTATTATTTGTCCTGAGCGGATTTGGATGTCAATGTTGGTGAATTTGTGGGACAATTATGTGGCTGATCATATCGTTGGAGCGTTTCCTCTCCCAATTATTGTCCTCAAAATTAAACGTCTACAAATTCTCAATCAGACCTTTCCTTGACATGTTTGCTAAGTCCCCTATAGGACTCTCACATAAGATCCCAAAGACAagttggttttaatgtgacaaactgCGAAAAAGTTCAATGGATGTCAATTATTTTGGAAGGCGCTGTAACTGAAGCTGTTCAACATCTCTGATTTACTTTCTCTCCTTTTTGTCTGCAATTTGAGTCCTACCCTTTTCTTCGATTCAACCATGTCAGCAGGACACCCATCGTGTTTTCTGGCTGTGCAGAAGAAAAGGAGCCATCATCCTTTCAGTGCCCCCCATTCAAAAAATCAGTTTGAACGCTGCTTTACTGCACCGACCTGCGCAGCACAGTCGACATTATCGCTTTGCGAAAAA includes the following:
- the LOC118562331 gene encoding LOW QUALITY PROTEIN: G patch domain-containing protein 8-like (The sequence of the model RefSeq protein was modified relative to this genomic sequence to represent the inferred CDS: inserted 2 bases in 1 codon), which encodes MEDIDRELGEADESEKDKSSPESVLLRDMQRIPGEVARKEEQMERFPISTAASDNQSQDLLVSQSQAAMTVYGTTLAEGRGGGDFLCVLGRDGSTSLRWPVSLLKFTKSQPHISYSCNPLRTNLQTADKLNEDLQESQQNLLRALSGEFNPFVPSAHTADVHSCLQGRERHEMKTHRQGKDEQHINVETEAHLFLENKNPPSLGTGSDKGRCMISEENCKGAAPHPFDPTQSDSSDTNSQNPPGGRLEGTRGIRKRAITALSCKLESVTQPGTQGMCISPSRCECGSETMHKCARTPEPHVGVPKVSPRKRKTNTKKHKLAKKKKDKKERASNNRRLAKCKVRSVVSAVCRAVDAKKRSAKKRRQRKDRARGVAGADGDCLLGRCVAEPVSVSVRKRRPQRSRRGEFKSEPGSEQAGPYSVCTGLRDTAEERGXREGVAAAFPWRSHFFRSSSPGCNSTSFWERGHHGNPRSFIDFCYPDNSCGSGPTKKRKLLHRDREFIHGERRKSGGRASCRDRGLASDPQQWEWTRGGSAGGSQEGRLRTGWSPKNKTAEWDHVGRFNPSPTCWSRRQEKTEDVDWDRSSIDRWTFGSSDSWDDRETKRSTSCTKIICDSRDSPGSTWRCAGTGRSSSRHLSSPEWWTSRQPSSCQSGMGAQGSRCDSPRSCSPCSSTSLSELSCEWSKSSTCSGVIVDRLNPGSCRASSTFAETPLETRKHGSPTLPPSTLPISQLFPQISHLKGPNLPCDRNPTPLKETGSQLDHGPSASDATRIPNAASPELLSSKTLPQTASRTLILPLIGKLPAIQRKAREKKGLLGKKCGKEGRGGS